Part of the Lujinxingia vulgaris genome is shown below.
TTTGCCGTCGCCGACGCGATCCGCGACGCGAGCCTTGAGGCCGTCAAAGCGCTGCACGCGCGCGGCATCGAGGTGGCCATGCTCACCGGGGACTCCCGGCCGGTGGCCGACGCGGTGGCCCGCGAGCTGGGCATCGACCGGGTCTTTGCCGAGGTGCTGCCCGAGGATAAGGCCGACAAGGTCAAAGCGCTGCAACGCCAGGGCAAGACGGTCGCGATGGTGGGCGACGGCGTCAACGACGCCCCGGCCCTGGCCACCGCCGACGTGGGCATCGCCATTGGCGCCGGCACCGACGTGGCGGTGGAGGCGGGGCATATCGTGCTGGTGCGCTCCGACCCGCGGGACATTCCACGGATTGTGGCCTTGTCGAAGGCGACGCGGCGCAAGATGGTGCAGAACCTGTGGTGGGCGGCGGGCTATAATATCGTGGCGCTGCCCCTGGCAGCCGGCGCGGCCTACGCGTGGGGGATTTTGCTGTCGCCGGCGGTGGGGGCGGTGCTGATGTCAGCGAGCACGATCATTGTGGCGGCGAACGCGCAGTTGTTGCGGCGAGTGGATCTGGGGGGGTGAGGCGGAACGCTCTCGCATGGGAGGGTAATTTTTTGCCGACAGGGCGGAGCCTTCCGCGATCCGAGGCAAATTTCTAGCTCGAGAGACGGAAGGTTCCGGCATCTGAGGTAAATTTTTAGCTCGAGAGACGGCAGGTTCCGGCATCTGAGGGTAATTTTTTGCCCGACAGGCGGAAGAGTCCGGCTTGTGGCGCAAATTTTTCACCCATTCGGCGGAAAGCTCCGCCATGCAGCGCAAATTTTTCACCTGCTCGGCGGAAGGTTCCGGCACGTGGCGCAAATTTTTCGCACGACCGGCAGAAGACTCCGGCATCCGAGGCAAATTTTTGCCTCCAGAGGCGGAGTCATCCGGCATTCGAGGCAAATTTTTGCCTCCAGAGGCGGAGTCGTCCGGCCTCTCAGGGAAACGTTTCACTCCGGGAGCGGCTCGATCTCGAAACGCGTGAACCGCCAGGGGTGCGCTCGAATCGACCAGCATCGCAAACCCCGGCGCTCCACAACCACACAACCACACAACCACCTAACCACAACCCGCGCCCCCCCCAACTCCCGCACCAATCGACCCACCCCGCAAACCCCGGCGCCCCACAACCACCCAACCACACAACCACCTAACCACAACCCGCACGCCCCTCAACGCCCTCACTCCCTACCCCCCACCCCAAACCACCGCGTCAACGCATCCCCCAGCTCCGCATCCTCCAGCGATCCGACCCAGGCCACATACCCATCAGGTCGAATCAGCACCGCCTCGGGCGCCTCGACCTCGCCGATGACAGGAAGCTCCCATACGCCATCGTAGCTGCCGTCGACCTGTCGAACGCGGTGGGCGTCGGTGGCGAGGTCGAGAGCGCCGGGCCTGCCCAGGTTCAGGAGCAGAGGCCGGCCGTCGTGCATCCACGATGAGACGCGGCGAGTCCCCCGGGCGGTGGCGATGTCGAGGTCGGGCATGCGCCTTCCCAGCAGGGGATGGCCCTCCCCGAGGTCATAGTGAATATCCAGGCCGGACATCATCGCGGCGATGCGCCGGCGCGCCTCATCCACACCCAGCAGCTCAGCCATGATGTCGCGCAGCGCCTGATGGCGCTCTCCGGGGCGGTTGAGCGAGACCTGCGCGCGGGTGTTGTGCAGCACCCGCGCGGCAACCGGATGCCGCTCCGCGTGATAAGTGTCGAGGAGGCTCTCGGGCGATATCCCCTGGACGACCTGCGCCAGCTTCCAGCCCAGGTTGATGGCGTCCTGCACGCCGGTGTTCAGGCCCTGCCCTCCCTGGGGCGGGTGCACGTGGGCGGCGTCGCCGGCCAGCAGCACGCGCGACGCGCGGTAGCTCGCGGCCTGACGGGTCATATCGGTAAAGCGCGAGATCCAGCGGGCGCTCTGCAGCCCGAAATCACCTCCGTAGATCGCGACGAGCGCCGTGCGGAGGTCTTCCAGCGAAGGCTCTCCCGTGGCCTCTGTTCCCGGCTCGGTCAGCACGACGCGATAGGGCTCCCCCTCCTCGCGGCGGCCGATGGCATGCGTTCCGCTGGCGTCGCGGCGAAATCCCAGCTCGGGCACCTCCCTGAACTCCGCCTCGGCGATCATCCAGCTCGTGGAGGCGTCGAAGCCGGGGAACGCGATGCCGGCGACTTTGCGGATCAGGCTGCGCCCGCCATCACATCCGACGAGGTAGCCGCCCTGGAGCGTGCGCGCGTCCGAGAGCTCCACCTCAACGCCCGCCTCATCCTGGCGAAATCCCACCACCTCCACACCGCGCAGGATCGAGACGCCCAGCTCCCCGACCCACGCGGCCAGGATGGCCTCGATCTGGTTCTGCCAGATCGCCAGCCCGTGGTTAAAGCGCGTGGGAAAGTCGCTGATATCGAGCGGAATCAACGCAAAACCTTGCACCTGCATCACCTGCCCCGCGGCGAGAAAGCGCTCGGCGATGCCGCGCTGCTCCAACAACTCCAGGGTGCGTGAGTGCAACCCACCAGCGCGCATCCCCTCAAGCTCCTGCGTTTTGCGGCGCTCAACGACGAGCACATCGACGCCGGCCAGCGCCAGCTCCCCGGCCAACATCAGGCCGGTGGGGCCCCCACCTGCGATGATGACTTCGTGGTGTGTCATGGTCCCTCCGTATGGGCGTTCGGGTAATGAAGGTGCCGACTATGATGGGATTTTGGGAGAGAATCGAGTGCGGAGGTGGGAAAAATGGGGGTTGGGCGGGTGTGGGTGTTGGTGCGGGTGCTCGATCTCGAACGCGAGCTCGAACTCGATCTCGATCTCGACCGGGTACTCGCGCTCGGGCTCGAAACACGTGAACCACCAGGGGTGCACTCGAATCGACCAGCATCGCGAACCCCGGCGCCCCACAACCACCCAACCACCCAACCACCTAACCACAACCCGCACGCCCCCCAACCCGAGCGCATACAACACACCCCCAGCGTCGTCCTGGGACGGTCGGCACATGGACATTCCCGTTACAGATCACTACGCTCCGCGCACACACAACTTTCGCCCCCCCGAAACACCGAGCCCTCCTGATGCGCCCCCACATCTCCGCCCCACTCGCCGCGCTCCTCTCGCTGACCCTCGTCGCTGCCTGCAGCGAAGACGCCGACGTCTCGTCAGACGATACGCCCATCGAGCGCGAGGCGGCGCCCGAAAACGAGGGGATTTACAGCTTCGCCAACGCCTGCGTGACCCTCGATGTGGCGGCCGCCGGCACGGGGCGAGCGGCCTTTCTGGTTGCCACAGACGGGGGTGAGGGGTTTGCGCTGGACGGCGTCGAAGACGACGCGCTGCGGCTGACGATGCGGGCCACCGACCTGGGGACCTACCTCTTCTACGATGAGGAGGAGCGCTACCTGGTGGTCGAGGATGGCGCGTTTTTGCGCCGCGAGACGATCAGCTCCGACAGGACCACCCTCGATGACACCTACCTGCCCGGGGTGCAGTGGGCGCTGGAGGTTTCCGAGGAAGACGCGACGCGCTTTCGGCTCAAGCACCTGAAAACCGGGGGCTACCTCACGTCTGAGGGCCTCGACGCCGACGTGGCCAACGCCGCGGTGGTCACGCTCTACCCGGCCGAGGGTTGCGCCGAATACCCGGAGCTGACGCTCGACGCCGAGGGGGAGATCACAAAAACGACCTTTGAGGACGGCTCGGTCTACGGCTTTGCCGACACCCACAGCCACCTTTTTTCCAACTGGGGATTTGGCGGCGGAAGCATCTTTCACGGGGCGCCCTTTCACCCCTTCGGCGTGCCGCACGCGCTGGGGGATTGCACCGAATTTCACGGGGAGATGGGCCGCCAGGATCTTTTTGGCTACGGCTTTGATAAGTCCGACACCGTCAGCGAGCTCGATATGATCGGGGCCTTTGTCAGTGGCGAGACCCCGGAGGACTACCACCGCACCGACGGCTGGCCGACCTTCAGCGAGTGGCCCAGCGCCCACTTCTTGTCCACCCACCAGAATCAGTACTACATGTGGCTCAAACGCGCCTACTACGCCGGGATGCGCCTTGTAGTGAACCACGCCACGAGCAACCAGGTGATCTGCGATCTCGTCGCGGGCAGCGAGGTGCAGCCGGTGCGCTACTCCTGCAACGATATGGTGGCGGTGGACCGCACCATCGAGGAGACCCGCAAGCTCGAGCGCTACATCGACGCGCAGAACGGCGGGCCGGGCAAGGGCTGGTTCCGCGTCGTCGAATCCCCCGAGGAGGCTCGCGCGGTCATCGAAGAGGGCAAACTCGCGGTGGTCTTAGGCATCGAGGTCTCCAACCTCTTCGACTGCTTCCTGGTGCCGCCGGGCGGTGGCGAACGATGCAATGAGCAGCAGGTGCTCGATAACCTGCAGCGTTATTGGGATCTGGGCGTGCGGGCGATCTTCCCGGTCCACAAATTCGACAACGCGTTTTCGGCCGGCGACGGCCACCGCGAGATCATCGAGCTGGCCAACTTTGCGATGACCGGCCACTTCTCAAACTTCACCGACGACTGCCCCGACATCCCCACCGTCTTCGACAAGGGCGACGTGGCCTTTGCCAACCTCAACGATCCACGTGAAGACTATTTTGCCGAGCCCCCGGTCGATATGAGCGGCTTTGCCGACGACCCCATCACCGTGCTCGTGGGCCAGGCCGAGTACCTGATGGGGGGCTCCTTGCACGGCGACTACTGCCAGAACGCCGGGCTCACCGAGCTCGGAGAGTTTTTGATGGTGGAGCTGATGAAGCGCGGCTTCATCGTCGAGATCGACCACCTGCCGCGTCGCGGCTACCAGCGCGCGTTTGAGCTCCTGCAGGAGCATGACTACCCGGCGGCCGGCACCCACGGAAACAACTTCCGCGGCGCGCTCTACGAGCTGGGCGGGACCTCGAAATTCAGCTTTGCTCGCTGCGGCGATGCGGAGAACCCGGGAGGTCGCATCGAGGGGCTCAACCGCCGCCTGGAGCTCATCGAGAGCGCCGGCGGCTACCCGGCCGAGGGGTTTGGCTTTGACCTCAACGGTTTCGCCGGCGCGCCCGGCCCCCGCTTTGGCGACAACTCGGTGTGCGCCACCCCTCAAGAAAACCCCATCACCTACCCCTTCACCTCCTTTGACGGCGCCATCACCTTCACCGAGCCGCGCCTTGGCGAGCGCACCGTCG
Proteins encoded:
- a CDS encoding FAD-dependent monooxygenase, with protein sequence MTHHEVIIAGGGPTGLMLAGELALAGVDVLVVERRKTQELEGMRAGGLHSRTLELLEQRGIAERFLAAGQVMQVQGFALIPLDISDFPTRFNHGLAIWQNQIEAILAAWVGELGVSILRGVEVVGFRQDEAGVEVELSDARTLQGGYLVGCDGGRSLIRKVAGIAFPGFDASTSWMIAEAEFREVPELGFRRDASGTHAIGRREEGEPYRVVLTEPGTEATGEPSLEDLRTALVAIYGGDFGLQSARWISRFTDMTRQAASYRASRVLLAGDAAHVHPPQGGQGLNTGVQDAINLGWKLAQVVQGISPESLLDTYHAERHPVAARVLHNTRAQVSLNRPGERHQALRDIMAELLGVDEARRRIAAMMSGLDIHYDLGEGHPLLGRRMPDLDIATARGTRRVSSWMHDGRPLLLNLGRPGALDLATDAHRVRQVDGSYDGVWELPVIGEVEAPEAVLIRPDGYVAWVGSLEDAELGDALTRWFGVGGRE